The DNA sequence CTTCGCGGCGACTACCGGCCGGGGGTGCGGACCGTCGCGCCGCAGGTCCCGCAGCCACTCCGGCGGGTCGGCCTGGAGCGCGTTCAGCTCCTGGCGGGAGACCACACCCTCCCGGAACGAGGCGGGGGTGGCTTCCAGGTACACCCCCAGCTTCTTCGCCGCGGTAGCGGGCTTCATCGTCTGGGCGGTTTTGTGCGTGGTCATGCGACCAAGGGTACGGGGCGATCGGCACGCTCCGTGACCGGTAACCTGGGCGGGTGACAGGCTCGCAAGACTCCCCCACGTTCCGGCTCGCCTACGTCCCGGGAGTGACACCCGACAAATGGGTGCGTATCTGGAACGACCGCCTGCCCGAGGTGCCGCTGACCCTGCTGTCGGTGCCCCCGCACGAGGCGCCCGGCGTGCTCCGCGCCGACGGCGCCGACGCCGCGCTGCTGCGGCTCCCGGTGGACGGGACGGACCTCAGCGCCATCCCGCTGTACACCGAGACCACCGTGGTGATCGTCCCCAAGGACCACCTGCTCACGGCGGTGGACGAGGCGACGGTCGCCGACCTCGCCGACGACATCGTCCTGCACCCGCTGGACGACGCCCTGGGCTGGGAGCGGCTGCCGGGGCGGCCCGCGCTGGAGCGGCCCGCCACGACCGCGGACGCCGTCGAGCTGGTCGCGGCCGGCATCGGCGTCCTCGTCGTCCCGCAGTCCCTCGCCCGGCTGCACCACCGCAAGGACCTCACCTACCGGCCGCTGACCGACGCCCCGCAGTCGCGGGTCGCCCTGTCCTGGCCCGAGGAGCGGACCACGGAGCTCGTCGAGCACTTCATCGGCGTCGTCCGCGGCCGGACCGCCAACAGCACGCGCGGCCCCAAGCTGCCGTCGGCCCAGGAGCGCCGGACGGGCGGGGCGGGGGCCGCCGGCCGGAAGGGCGGCGGCGGCTCGCCCCGGAAGGCCGCCGGGCAGGGCGGCAGGAAGACCGCGGGACAGAGCGGCGGGAAGGGCGCCGGGAAGAACACCGCGAAGGGCGGTGGCAAGGGCGGAACCCAGCGCTCCGCCGGCGGCCGGCGGCGCGGGGGCCGCTGACCGTACGCGTGCGCAAGGGCCCGCGTCCGCAAGGGCCCGCGTCCGCACGGGCCCCGTCCGCGGGGATTCACGTCCCCAGGCGCCCGCCGACGGTTCACCCGGGCGGCGCGGGCGGGGTGCCGGTCCCCC is a window from the Streptomyces mobaraensis genome containing:
- a CDS encoding DUF5997 family protein — its product is MTTHKTAQTMKPATAAKKLGVYLEATPASFREGVVSRQELNALQADPPEWLRDLRRDGPHPRPVVAAKLGVSIAGLARGGVTEALTTEQIEALKQERPEWLERERATQAGVRKEAQRIKERDAQRAAAESAGS
- a CDS encoding LysR family substrate-binding domain-containing protein; translated protein: MTGSQDSPTFRLAYVPGVTPDKWVRIWNDRLPEVPLTLLSVPPHEAPGVLRADGADAALLRLPVDGTDLSAIPLYTETTVVIVPKDHLLTAVDEATVADLADDIVLHPLDDALGWERLPGRPALERPATTADAVELVAAGIGVLVVPQSLARLHHRKDLTYRPLTDAPQSRVALSWPEERTTELVEHFIGVVRGRTANSTRGPKLPSAQERRTGGAGAAGRKGGGGSPRKAAGQGGRKTAGQSGGKGAGKNTAKGGGKGGTQRSAGGRRRGGR